A single region of the Anoplolepis gracilipes chromosome 1, ASM4749672v1, whole genome shotgun sequence genome encodes:
- the LOC140664203 gene encoding putative inorganic phosphate cotransporter: MEIRVRYLFAIMLCIANMIIYGLKVNIATAIIGMVKKKPGVPDWSDECPEFEIPGEDIVTDIDGPFDWTSSEQGLVVSIYFAGYLVGMFPSGYLADRFNTKFVLLFCVLANGILTILVPVIAGELYVLYTVRFLTGLVSAANLPIVNVLLGTWVVYEEKSTWVGIIYAGTSLGTVISILTSGIILNFVGWEAIFYIHGILPLIWCVVFYIFFAGCPEDQKFITEHERSLIINSYGHRTPYSAKMKIPWKSIFTSVPFLALIATNTLGNFCWYFLLTQLPLYMNKILRYDIASNAAIVCTPYLVNAFTNPLIGRVLDWGRKKGYWSQTVARKIAVFISTIPPSIFLIIIAYIGCDRVTSTVLLTMSIVVCGAIFVGHLCNQNDLAPNYAGILMGITNTPGTISAFILPPIVGALVAEGHTMARWRVAFWITIVAQIAAFVIFSIFGSAKIQPWNYPPQDENWDVDEGQQQQQQQQETKT; encoded by the exons ATGG agataCGCGTACGGTATTTGTTCGCGATAATGCTGTGCATTGCGAACATGATTATTTACGGCCTGAAAGTTAATATCGCGACGGCTATTATCGGcatggtgaaaaaaaaacctgGCGTGCCAGATTGGTCGGACGAGTGTCCAGAATTTGAGATTCCTGGAGAAGATATTGTCACCGATATTGATGGCCCATTTGATTGGACGTCAAGTGAGCAAGGTCTGGTCGTTAGCATATATTTTGCTGGATATCTGGTCGGTATGTTTCCGTCGGGATATTTGGCGGATCG GTTTAACACCAAATTCGTATTGCTATTCTGCGTGCTGGCGAACGGGATCTTAACGATATTGGTACCGGTTATTGCAGGCGAACTGTACGTACTATACACTGTGAGATTTTTAACCGGTCTTGTAAGCGCGGCGAATCTTCCTATAGTGAACGTTCTTCTGGGAACATGGGTTGTGTACGAGGAGAAGAGCACGTGGGTCGGTATCATATATGCCGGCACGTCGCTCGGCACCGTGATATCTATTCTTACCTcaggaataatattaaatttcgtgGGTTGGGAAGCTATTTTTTACATCCACGGAATATTACCGTTGATTTGGTGCGtcgtgttttatatatttttcgccgGTTGTCCGGAAGACCAAAAGTTCATAACAGAACATGAGAGATCACTCATTATAAACTCATACGGTCATCGTACGCCCTACTCCGCGAAGATGAAAATCCCTTGGAAGAGTATATTTACGTCGGTGCCATTTTTGGCACTAATCGCCACCAATACTCTGGGCAACTTTTGTTGGTATTTCTTGCTTACTCAGTTGCCGCTCTACATGAACAAGATTCTGCGATACGATATCGCATcg aatgcCGCTATTGTCTGCACGCCGTATCTCGTGAATGCCTTCACTAATCCACTAATCGGAAGAGTTTTAGATTGGGGACGCAAAAAGGGATATTGGTCGCAGACGGTTGCTCGTAAAATTGCGGTATTCATAA GTACCATACCGCCTagcatttttctaattataatcgCGTACATTGGCTGCGATCGCGTGACATCGACCGTGCTGCTAACTATGAGCATAGTAGTCTGCGGTGCTATATTCGTCGGTCACCTTTGTAATCAGAACGACCTGGCCCCGAATTATGCGGGAATTCTCATGGGTATTACAAACACCCCAGGCACCATCTCTGCCTTTATTCTACCTCCGATAGTTGGTGCTCTCGTAGCGGAAGGA CATACTATGGCGCGTTGGAGAGTCGCGTTCTGGATTACCATTGTTGCCCAGATTGCGGCTTTcgtgatattttcaattttcggaTCAGCCAAAATTCAACCGTGGAATTATCCGCCACAAGATGAAAATTGGGATGTCGACGAAGGGcaacagcaacaacagcaacaacaaGAAACAAAGACATAA